The Peribacillus sp. FSL P2-0133 genome has a segment encoding these proteins:
- a CDS encoding ABC transporter permease subunit produces the protein MSADVFAKKRRNSLVLFLLIGAATAVSIIITEFSIAKGVTSVPKAIQWSLSNFYPTKDSLTKLPDILIKLKETLLISVAATTFAGILAFVFAILGSNTTRVNAFFGGFSRGVAVLFRNIDVSIWALVLLFSFGQSSLTGYFALFFGSFGFLTRAFIETIDEVSCSSVEALQTTGASYLTVISQSVIPSTIPQMISWVLFMIETNIRNATLVGLLTGSGIGFTFNLYYKNLSYDIASLVVITIIISILCIELISNYVRRVIL, from the coding sequence ATGTCGGCTGATGTTTTTGCAAAAAAGAGAAGAAATTCACTTGTATTGTTTTTGCTTATTGGGGCTGCGACGGCTGTTTCCATTATCATTACAGAATTCAGCATCGCAAAAGGGGTTACTTCGGTTCCTAAGGCCATACAATGGTCGTTATCGAACTTTTATCCAACAAAGGATTCCCTAACCAAACTCCCGGACATTTTGATAAAGCTGAAAGAAACGCTTTTAATATCCGTTGCTGCAACCACATTCGCGGGAATATTGGCCTTTGTATTTGCGATATTGGGTTCCAATACGACAAGGGTGAATGCTTTTTTCGGAGGGTTTAGCCGCGGGGTAGCAGTTTTATTTAGAAATATTGATGTCTCAATATGGGCGTTAGTTCTGTTATTCTCATTTGGACAAAGTTCCTTGACCGGTTATTTTGCCTTGTTTTTCGGATCCTTCGGGTTTTTAACAAGAGCTTTCATTGAAACGATCGATGAAGTGAGCTGCAGTTCCGTAGAAGCTTTGCAGACAACCGGCGCAAGTTATCTAACCGTCATTTCGCAGTCTGTTATCCCTTCAACAATTCCGCAAATGATCAGCTGGGTACTTTTTATGATTGAAACGAATATCAGGAATGCAACATTGGTCGGACTGCTTACAGGATCGGGTATTGGTTTTACGTTTAATCTTTATTATAAAAACTTGAGTTATGACATTGCCAGTCTTGTCGTCATTACGATCATCATTTCGATATTATGTATTGAATTGATCTCAAATTATGTGAGGAGGGTGATTTTATAA
- a CDS encoding DsbA family oxidoreductase, producing MKVEIWSDYQCPFCYIGKRRFEEALKQFENKDQVEVSFRSFELNPEAERDINMTQNEMLAKKYGMSQAQVEASSQNLTQQAKELGLDYHLDKVVLTNSFDAHRLMHFAESKGKEKEMNERLFKAYFTEGKHIGDHATLASLAEEVGLEKSETEAMLAGTAFTAEVRGNEQEGSLLGITGVPFFVINRKYGISGAQPTEAFLDTLKKVWAEENPLTIVNDPATGDTCTDGSCSVPEK from the coding sequence ATGAAGGTGGAAATTTGGTCGGATTATCAATGTCCGTTCTGTTATATAGGAAAGCGTCGATTCGAAGAGGCGTTAAAGCAGTTTGAAAATAAAGATCAGGTAGAGGTCTCATTTCGCAGTTTTGAGTTGAATCCAGAGGCTGAGCGGGATATCAATATGACTCAAAATGAAATGCTGGCCAAGAAATACGGCATGTCTCAAGCGCAGGTGGAAGCAAGCAGCCAAAACCTGACTCAACAGGCTAAAGAATTGGGACTCGATTATCATTTGGACAAAGTGGTCTTAACGAATTCATTCGATGCTCACCGCTTGATGCACTTTGCTGAATCAAAAGGTAAAGAGAAAGAAATGAATGAACGCCTATTTAAAGCTTACTTTACGGAAGGCAAACATATTGGCGATCACGCTACATTGGCTAGTTTGGCTGAAGAGGTTGGCCTTGAAAAGTCCGAGACGGAGGCCATGCTGGCAGGAACGGCATTCACTGCAGAGGTTAGGGGAAATGAGCAAGAAGGAAGCCTGCTTGGTATTACTGGTGTGCCATTCTTCGTCATTAACCGCAAGTATGGAATCTCCGGCGCCCAGCCAACAGAAGCATTCTTGGATACGCTTAAAAAAGTATGGGCTGAGGAAAATCCGCTTACAATCGTGAATGATCCAGCAACAGGCGACACCTGTACGGACGGTTCCTGTAGCGTGCCGGAAAAATAA
- a CDS encoding DinB family protein, protein MNYIEYDLLFESRNQLIEEITELDETMLHHRPASEVWSIAQICHHLYLTEQVFTEAIANGIRERDFNNIIQKNIYLVTNRTKKFVSPEIVSPSSTPFQLSGLMDFLAESRDRLLQVLYDMDSDILLSRKKAKHPLFGDLSLDQWIELLSLHEQRHIKQIQEIKSALI, encoded by the coding sequence ATGAATTATATCGAGTATGATTTGCTATTCGAATCAAGAAACCAGTTAATAGAGGAAATTACGGAGTTGGATGAAACAATGCTCCACCATAGGCCTGCATCTGAAGTATGGAGCATCGCCCAAATTTGCCATCATTTATATCTTACGGAACAGGTGTTTACAGAAGCTATAGCAAATGGCATTCGGGAAAGGGACTTTAATAATATCATTCAAAAAAACATTTACCTGGTTACTAATAGAACAAAGAAATTCGTATCCCCTGAAATCGTTTCACCCTCTTCAACCCCATTTCAATTATCGGGCCTTATGGATTTTCTGGCAGAATCAAGGGATCGTTTATTACAGGTTCTTTATGATATGGATTCAGATATCTTGTTAAGCAGAAAGAAAGCCAAGCATCCCCTGTTCGGGGACCTCTCATTGGATCAATGGATTGAATTATTATCGTTACATGAACAAAGGCATATCAAACAGATACAAGAAATAAAGTCCGCCCTTATATAA
- a CDS encoding permease translates to MLLKRYTANLLLVMLLFSMLAFFFLGDVFIPKAIDLSGYPMLHSVFVVFLGLFLESIPFLFLGAIASSFIQLFISEEIIQRMIPKRPLTAIFAAIGAALIIPVCECAIIPVVRKLIQKGVPVHAGVVLLVTAPILNVIVFGSTYYAFQNNPAILYGRIILCVLTAIIAGLFIHIFSTKDVVKEDKVELVHGDEHDIQSSNKWTSFMEHTSQEFFMVGRYFIIGALFASVFQVFMDRSVMADIGQAPIKGTALMMGIAFVLSLCSSADAFVAASFSHSFLPGSLLGFLVFGPMLDLKNVLIMMSCFKRSFVVTYVLLVFAVVFSLCLIAGGLISKGGF, encoded by the coding sequence ATGCTTTTGAAACGATACACGGCAAATTTGCTGTTAGTGATGCTGCTGTTTTCGATGCTGGCATTCTTTTTCCTAGGCGATGTATTCATTCCCAAAGCGATTGATCTCTCGGGCTACCCGATGCTTCACTCTGTGTTCGTCGTGTTTTTGGGATTGTTTTTAGAATCGATTCCTTTTCTGTTCCTGGGGGCCATTGCCTCATCGTTCATCCAGTTGTTCATCAGTGAAGAAATCATTCAGCGGATGATACCAAAAAGACCCCTGACGGCCATTTTTGCTGCGATAGGGGCGGCGCTGATCATTCCGGTTTGCGAATGTGCAATCATCCCGGTCGTCCGGAAATTGATTCAAAAGGGTGTCCCGGTCCATGCAGGTGTTGTCTTGCTCGTAACTGCCCCAATATTGAATGTCATCGTGTTCGGCTCAACTTATTATGCGTTCCAAAATAATCCGGCCATTCTATATGGAAGAATCATTCTTTGTGTCCTGACTGCCATCATCGCAGGTTTATTCATTCATATATTCAGCACGAAAGATGTGGTGAAAGAGGATAAAGTGGAACTGGTTCACGGGGATGAACATGATATTCAGTCCAGTAATAAATGGACAAGCTTCATGGAACATACTTCACAGGAATTTTTTATGGTCGGCAGATACTTTATCATCGGGGCCTTGTTTGCCAGTGTATTTCAAGTGTTTATGGATCGGTCCGTAATGGCGGATATTGGTCAGGCACCAATAAAAGGCACGGCATTGATGATGGGAATTGCATTTGTGCTTTCACTCTGTTCATCAGCTGATGCATTCGTTGCCGCCTCCTTTTCCCATAGTTTTCTGCCAGGATCTTTACTCGGTTTCCTTGTATTCGGTCCCATGCTGGATTTGAAAAATGTCCTTATCATGATGTCCTGTTTTAAACGGAGCTTCGTCGTCACGTATGTCCTGCTTGTTTTCGCAGTCGTATTCAGTCTCTGCCTGATTGCAGGCGGATTGATCAGTAAGGGGGGCTTCTGA
- a CDS encoding ABC transporter permease subunit, which produces MLLERLAKKPFSKSSIAIRLSVLVLAVLTIYAFASFDYKDVKLWDALLLTVDNLKTMFFEPHLKHFTFTQALYQVSITLGLAFLTTIFGAIIALMLGLLAAGNISSKPLSIVIKGSVALIRAVPTVLWVLIFAVAAGLGSVAAVIGMTFHSISYLVKAYSESFEEIDKGAIEALQASGANWWQIVFQVIIPSSITYIISWTFMRFEINFAVAVAMGAAAGAGGIGFDMFMASGFYFDLSEIGAITYFILIIAICLEIFATQIKRKLKVSS; this is translated from the coding sequence ATGCTACTTGAACGACTAGCCAAAAAGCCCTTCTCGAAATCTTCGATCGCCATTAGGTTGAGTGTGCTGGTACTAGCAGTTTTGACCATATACGCTTTTGCCAGTTTTGATTATAAGGATGTTAAACTGTGGGACGCGCTATTATTGACCGTCGATAATTTGAAGACCATGTTTTTTGAGCCGCATTTGAAGCACTTTACCTTCACTCAAGCGCTTTATCAGGTGTCGATTACATTGGGTTTAGCTTTCTTAACGACAATATTTGGTGCAATCATTGCCCTGATGTTGGGACTATTAGCGGCTGGAAATATCTCGTCCAAGCCATTATCGATTGTCATAAAGGGATCGGTTGCCCTGATTAGAGCCGTACCTACCGTATTATGGGTCCTCATTTTTGCAGTCGCAGCAGGGTTGGGCAGTGTAGCGGCAGTTATAGGGATGACGTTTCACTCCATAAGTTACCTTGTAAAGGCCTACTCGGAATCCTTCGAGGAAATTGATAAAGGTGCCATAGAAGCCCTGCAAGCAAGCGGAGCGAATTGGTGGCAAATCGTGTTCCAAGTCATCATTCCATCTTCGATCACTTATATCATTTCATGGACTTTCATGCGCTTTGAAATCAATTTTGCAGTGGCGGTCGCAATGGGCGCAGCGGCAGGCGCAGGAGGAATCGGCTTCGATATGTTCATGGCAAGTGGATTTTACTTTGACTTGAGTGAAATTGGAGCAATCACTTATTTTATCCTGATAATTGCAATCTGTCTTGAAATCTTCGCAACACAAATCAAAAGGAAACTTAAAGTATCATCTTGA
- a CDS encoding uroporphyrinogen-III synthase, with translation MSKLNGRTVALLGARKTEELSKIVQNLGGVPLVRPAQGTVFLDDSHLEEDVTRLMAGEFDWIILTTGVGTELLYKTAVKMEAGDRFIKALQSMKIAARGYKTVNMLKKLGLQPLIRDDDGSTAGLVRNLEGHLSKGVKVALQLHGDPAPLLMNWLDEQKVEHKEILPYEHIPPEKETMQQLIQEILEGKIDSVVFTSAPQPRNLMRFVREQGVEDKIIDLFASDVIALAVGKVTAQVVIDEGIERVIYPEDQRMGSAMVELVKYYHGIASR, from the coding sequence ATGAGTAAGCTTAATGGCAGGACCGTTGCTTTATTGGGAGCGCGGAAGACGGAAGAACTTAGTAAAATCGTTCAAAATCTTGGGGGAGTCCCGCTCGTACGCCCGGCACAGGGGACGGTATTCCTGGATGATTCCCATTTGGAAGAGGATGTCACCCGGTTGATGGCAGGGGAGTTCGATTGGATCATCCTTACGACGGGAGTGGGGACGGAATTATTATATAAAACGGCAGTGAAGATGGAAGCGGGAGATCGTTTCATAAAAGCCTTGCAGTCTATGAAAATTGCAGCCAGGGGCTATAAAACGGTGAATATGCTGAAAAAGCTTGGCCTGCAGCCATTAATCCGGGATGATGATGGCAGTACGGCAGGGCTTGTTCGCAATCTGGAAGGTCATCTGTCTAAAGGTGTAAAGGTCGCTTTGCAGCTTCACGGCGATCCGGCTCCTCTTTTGATGAACTGGTTGGATGAACAAAAAGTGGAACATAAAGAAATCCTGCCATATGAACATATACCGCCCGAAAAAGAAACGATGCAGCAGCTGATCCAAGAAATCCTTGAAGGCAAAATCGATTCGGTTGTGTTCACGAGTGCACCGCAGCCGCGAAATTTAATGAGATTTGTCCGTGAACAAGGTGTGGAGGATAAGATAATCGACCTGTTTGCATCAGATGTAATTGCTCTTGCGGTCGGAAAGGTAACGGCACAGGTGGTAATCGATGAAGGGATCGAGCGGGTCATATATCCTGAAGATCAGCGGATGGGCAGTGCAATGGTGGAGCTGGTGAAATATTATCATGGAATAGCAAGCAGATAG
- the phnD gene encoding phosphate/phosphite/phosphonate ABC transporter substrate-binding protein, with protein sequence MKKSMMSILMLVILLVFTGCSSTSSTGANEDDILTVAWLPNESGEDLGEARDEIGKILEDATGKKVEHKTTTDYNIAIEAIANGNADLAFLGAQGYIEANNKNDSVQPLVVPSGESGTLDDAVYNSWLAVQNADDYKINGEYKIDGIQGKKFSFVSNSSTSGFKVPSTGIVDYFSQQDKFKELTAEDLLEGGKDKFFSEVLYGGSHQGSAVNLLTGKAEVAAFCDTCVNNYVELADGEENKAGAVYKVKKDAAEPFNTVVDKTFSLISVTPVLNAPFVVNTELVSEETREKILETLMSDEMANNEKVFVPEDSKLSGLFKRVSGKERLVEVEDDWFNPIRELSK encoded by the coding sequence GTGAAAAAATCGATGATGTCCATATTGATGTTAGTTATTTTGCTGGTGTTCACAGGCTGTTCTTCCACTAGTTCAACAGGTGCAAATGAAGATGATATATTAACCGTAGCATGGCTGCCAAATGAATCCGGGGAAGATTTAGGGGAAGCCCGCGATGAAATCGGGAAGATCTTGGAGGACGCCACAGGAAAGAAAGTCGAACATAAGACCACTACGGACTATAACATTGCAATCGAGGCAATTGCTAATGGAAACGCGGATTTAGCATTCCTGGGAGCGCAAGGATATATTGAAGCAAACAACAAAAACGATAGTGTTCAGCCTCTAGTTGTTCCAAGCGGTGAATCAGGTACGTTGGATGATGCAGTCTATAATAGCTGGCTGGCCGTTCAAAATGCAGATGACTATAAAATTAACGGCGAATACAAGATAGACGGTATCCAAGGGAAAAAGTTCTCTTTCGTATCAAATAGCTCAACATCTGGCTTCAAAGTCCCTTCCACAGGAATCGTTGATTATTTTTCGCAGCAAGATAAGTTTAAGGAATTAACGGCCGAGGATTTATTGGAAGGCGGGAAAGATAAATTCTTCAGTGAAGTGCTTTATGGCGGTTCACACCAAGGATCGGCTGTTAATCTTTTGACCGGGAAAGCGGAAGTGGCGGCTTTTTGTGACACATGTGTCAATAATTATGTGGAGCTGGCTGATGGGGAAGAGAATAAAGCAGGTGCCGTGTATAAGGTGAAGAAGGATGCAGCTGAACCCTTCAACACAGTTGTAGATAAGACATTCTCACTCATTTCAGTGACTCCGGTTCTGAATGCACCTTTCGTTGTTAACACCGAATTAGTCAGTGAGGAGACACGTGAAAAAATTCTTGAAACGTTGATGTCCGATGAAATGGCAAATAATGAGAAAGTTTTCGTACCGGAAGATTCTAAGTTATCAGGTCTATTTAAACGGGTGAGCGGAAAAGAAAGATTGGTAGAAGTTGAGGATGACTGGTTCAATCCAATCCGGGAATTATCTAAATAA
- the phnC gene encoding phosphonate ABC transporter ATP-binding protein, which produces MKTLLEVKNVSKHFGNGTKALSNIDFTVKEGEFVSIIGPSGAGKSTLLRCINRMIDASSGEIIFDNDHVYKVNKRELKKVRRKIGMVFQHYNLVNRLSVIENTLHGRLGYKSTLAGILGLYSEEEKLQAAKVLQILGLEDQIYKRSDQLSGGQKQRVGIARALIQNPKLLLCDEPIASLDPNSSKVIMDHLRNICTSMGITVVVNLHQVDVALKYSDRIIGVNGGKVVFNGTTQNITSNDIHQIYGSDEGKLIFDLGGSHVG; this is translated from the coding sequence ATGAAAACATTATTGGAAGTGAAAAATGTCTCAAAACATTTTGGAAATGGTACAAAGGCGTTATCCAATATTGACTTCACTGTGAAAGAAGGAGAGTTCGTTTCTATCATAGGGCCATCTGGAGCAGGGAAATCAACTCTCCTTCGATGCATCAATAGGATGATCGATGCTTCTAGCGGAGAAATCATTTTTGATAATGATCATGTATACAAGGTGAATAAAAGGGAGTTAAAGAAAGTACGCAGGAAAATAGGGATGGTTTTTCAGCATTACAATCTTGTAAATAGACTAAGTGTGATTGAAAATACCCTGCATGGACGATTAGGCTATAAATCTACACTGGCTGGAATCCTTGGCCTTTATAGTGAAGAGGAGAAACTTCAGGCTGCTAAAGTTCTCCAAATTCTCGGTCTGGAAGATCAAATCTATAAAAGGTCCGATCAGTTGAGCGGAGGTCAGAAACAACGGGTTGGCATTGCGCGGGCGCTTATCCAAAATCCTAAATTGCTATTATGCGATGAACCGATTGCCTCTCTTGACCCGAATTCTTCCAAAGTGATCATGGATCATTTAAGGAATATCTGCACTTCCATGGGGATCACAGTCGTAGTCAACCTGCATCAAGTCGATGTTGCCCTGAAGTATTCGGATCGAATCATCGGTGTGAATGGCGGGAAGGTTGTTTTCAATGGCACAACTCAAAATATTACCTCAAATGATATCCATCAGATTTATGGATCAGATGAAGGAAAGTTGATTTTTGATTTGGGAGGTTCCCATGTCGGCTGA
- a CDS encoding YdeI/OmpD-associated family protein — MAKTIVEKLNLHKYERVAVLNLPAGADYLAELPDYDTELNESAYDLIFAFVLDMDSLKGIVDKVIENNHLNKNGYIYLAYPKKGNKEYATYIHRDDLMQGLGADDDGYVGSSDLKFARMVGLDDVFTVVGLKEDSKNRNRPYTKASQSVDDYIEMISEIEKDLQDYPDLLAFYQSLTPGYRKDWARYVYSAKQEATQVKRRQEMKTILGEGYKSRDLYRRNK, encoded by the coding sequence ATGGCTAAAACAATAGTCGAAAAACTGAATTTACATAAATATGAACGGGTTGCAGTCTTGAATCTGCCAGCCGGGGCGGATTATTTAGCGGAGCTGCCGGATTACGATACAGAGCTTAATGAAAGTGCCTATGATCTTATATTTGCTTTTGTATTGGATATGGATTCTTTAAAAGGAATCGTGGATAAGGTGATCGAGAACAATCACTTGAATAAAAATGGCTATATTTATTTGGCGTATCCCAAGAAGGGGAATAAAGAATATGCTACATATATTCATCGTGATGATCTGATGCAAGGCCTTGGTGCGGATGATGACGGTTATGTTGGCTCGAGTGACCTGAAGTTTGCACGTATGGTTGGGTTGGATGATGTCTTTACGGTAGTTGGACTAAAAGAAGATTCGAAAAATAGAAACCGTCCATATACTAAAGCAAGCCAATCAGTAGATGATTATATCGAAATGATTTCTGAAATTGAGAAAGATTTGCAGGATTATCCTGATTTGCTTGCGTTCTATCAATCACTTACCCCAGGGTATCGCAAGGATTGGGCTCGTTACGTGTATAGTGCAAAACAAGAGGCGACCCAAGTGAAACGGCGCCAGGAAATGAAAACGATTTTAGGAGAAGGTTACAAGAGCAGGGATCTATATCGAAGAAATAAATGA
- a CDS encoding TIGR03943 family protein has product MKRLFIQRLEGLLLLGLGLMIFKLYVSGYLTKLIAPKMIPYALAALFAFLVISLLRMKKQKQGGHHCNCGSNGESSSSALVLKYSLFFIPILLGFILTDFTLSGEVLAKRGLAKQQTQMVSSYDPGKHANGEKISVTDDNYFEVLDDLLNNLDTIEGKEIEISGFIYREDEFTKKQMAISRLSMSCCVVDATLYGYMVNGNVEGMKTNDWYTITGTLKKGSYKGEPVPVIDLKESKKIKAPEEAYLYENVQIIQ; this is encoded by the coding sequence ATGAAACGTTTATTTATTCAAAGACTTGAAGGATTGCTGCTGCTTGGACTGGGCCTCATGATCTTTAAATTGTATGTTTCAGGATATTTAACGAAATTGATTGCACCCAAAATGATTCCATATGCATTGGCGGCGCTTTTTGCCTTTTTAGTGATCAGCCTTCTCAGAATGAAAAAACAAAAGCAAGGTGGACATCATTGTAATTGCGGATCGAATGGAGAGTCTTCCTCGTCGGCACTGGTCCTGAAATATAGTTTGTTCTTCATTCCGATTCTTCTGGGCTTCATCTTGACCGATTTTACATTAAGCGGCGAAGTGCTGGCGAAAAGGGGGCTGGCGAAGCAGCAGACACAGATGGTAAGTTCTTATGATCCAGGGAAACATGCGAATGGGGAGAAAATCTCCGTAACCGATGATAATTATTTTGAAGTACTGGATGATTTACTGAACAACCTCGATACGATCGAGGGGAAGGAAATAGAGATTTCGGGGTTCATATACCGTGAGGATGAATTTACGAAAAAACAAATGGCCATCTCCCGCCTCTCCATGTCCTGCTGTGTGGTCGATGCGACGTTATACGGATATATGGTCAACGGGAACGTGGAAGGAATGAAGACGAATGATTGGTATACGATTACAGGGACATTAAAAAAAGGAAGCTATAAAGGGGAACCCGTACCGGTGATCGATTTAAAAGAGTCGAAGAAAATAAAGGCACCCGAAGAAGCTTATTTATATGAAAATGTACAAATCATTCAGTAG
- a CDS encoding DUF4064 domain-containing protein, which translates to MKRTWEFVLSILGVGIAVIFLIMTIIAAVYLNSIDMKEMMDYSLMTDSEFSSSEVDMSIKLFMGILWAGIISLFIALAGGLIAIFLLKGGKAKGAGILLIITGILTIFHVWPLIFFIIPGIMCLVRKPREPVEVIV; encoded by the coding sequence ATGAAACGGACATGGGAATTCGTATTAAGTATCTTAGGCGTGGGTATCGCTGTGATTTTTTTAATCATGACGATCATTGCGGCCGTTTATCTCAACAGTATCGATATGAAAGAAATGATGGACTACTCTTTAATGACAGATTCTGAGTTTTCCTCGTCTGAGGTAGATATGTCGATCAAGTTGTTCATGGGCATACTATGGGCGGGAATCATATCGCTGTTTATTGCATTGGCAGGCGGTTTGATCGCTATCTTTCTATTAAAAGGCGGCAAAGCGAAGGGAGCCGGAATCTTATTGATCATTACGGGCATTCTGACGATCTTTCATGTTTGGCCGCTTATTTTCTTCATCATACCGGGTATCATGTGCCTTGTAAGGAAGCCGAGGGAACCGGTGGAAGTGATCGTTTGA
- a CDS encoding Rrf2 family transcriptional regulator, with the protein MSSGNRNNQIGPPRFAIAIHSLVWLAQSEKLLTSSAIALKVKSHATFLRRVMAQLAAAGIVETKEGREGGYSLKVPASQLTLADVYQAVRPECLVCLETSECGEVGKQLDTALEEIMNEAEKETLRLLKGYTLEEFMKKVDFTNFENECLG; encoded by the coding sequence ATGTCTTCAGGTAATCGAAACAATCAAATCGGACCGCCGCGTTTCGCTATTGCCATTCACTCTCTGGTTTGGCTCGCACAAAGCGAAAAGCTCCTGACAAGTTCGGCAATCGCCTTAAAGGTGAAGTCACACGCCACTTTTTTAAGAAGGGTGATGGCCCAGCTTGCAGCTGCGGGGATCGTCGAAACGAAGGAAGGACGGGAAGGCGGATATAGCTTGAAGGTGCCTGCGTCTCAGCTTACTTTGGCGGATGTGTATCAAGCGGTAAGGCCGGAATGCCTTGTTTGTTTGGAAACGAGCGAATGCGGTGAAGTCGGGAAGCAGCTGGATACGGCATTGGAGGAGATCATGAACGAAGCCGAAAAGGAAACATTGCGCCTGCTAAAGGGCTATACATTGGAAGAATTCATGAAAAAAGTCGACTTCACCAATTTTGAAAATGAGTGTCTGGGGTAA
- the cobA gene encoding uroporphyrinogen-III C-methyltransferase, protein MTKGKVYFVGAGPGDVGLISVKGQKAIEKADIILYDRLLNPKLLEAATLDCELIYCGKTPYTNGITQGEINELLVSKALAGHRVVRLKGGDPSVFGRVGEEAESLKDVGIPFEVIPGVTSSIAASMYAGVPVTHRDYGRSFAMVTGHDQTKKDMDWNGLVKSIDTVAFYMGVANLPYIRENLINHGKPGNTPALVIQWGTYGRQESVEGTLDDIVERVSERSLGNPAITLVGDIISLRGKLQWFEKKPLFGQRFLVARTGTAKSSLAETLDELGGEVIEFPKWNAAKVKIDESQLLSFLLYDRILFTSPESVHGFLDSLTEHAIDFRRISSKLYVLSRKSKKVLQQRGLMAELKSEMSEAGTLLVVGDRNRDQRDPAHGDGDYFQSVDKFVDERFLEILPRMLDGIAVGTVLFSNRHSVDMLMQYGKKADVDVEGLLNQASIGVIGESTGNRLKDYGFTLDMMPKEPSVEQLVELILNRKVF, encoded by the coding sequence ATGACCAAGGGCAAGGTCTATTTTGTTGGTGCTGGTCCGGGTGATGTGGGCCTTATTAGCGTAAAAGGTCAAAAAGCGATTGAAAAAGCGGACATCATTTTATATGATAGATTGCTAAATCCCAAATTGTTAGAGGCTGCCACCCTCGATTGTGAATTGATATATTGTGGCAAGACACCTTATACGAATGGCATCACTCAAGGGGAAATCAATGAGCTGCTTGTTTCCAAAGCACTGGCAGGGCATCGGGTCGTTCGCTTGAAAGGCGGGGATCCTTCCGTTTTTGGAAGAGTAGGGGAGGAAGCTGAATCGTTGAAAGATGTGGGAATCCCATTCGAAGTCATTCCGGGGGTTACGTCCAGCATTGCTGCATCCATGTACGCGGGAGTCCCCGTCACGCATCGGGATTATGGACGTTCCTTTGCGATGGTGACGGGCCATGACCAAACGAAGAAGGATATGGATTGGAACGGGCTTGTGAAAAGTATAGATACGGTTGCCTTTTATATGGGTGTGGCCAACCTTCCGTATATCCGCGAAAATTTGATTAATCATGGAAAGCCGGGGAATACGCCGGCACTCGTCATACAATGGGGCACTTATGGAAGACAGGAAAGTGTCGAGGGGACTTTGGATGATATCGTCGAAAGGGTAAGTGAAAGGTCGCTTGGCAATCCTGCGATCACCTTGGTCGGGGATATCATTTCACTAAGGGGAAAACTGCAATGGTTCGAAAAGAAGCCACTGTTTGGGCAACGGTTTTTAGTGGCCCGGACCGGGACGGCAAAAAGTTCCTTGGCAGAAACCCTGGATGAACTTGGCGGCGAAGTCATCGAGTTTCCTAAATGGAATGCGGCCAAAGTGAAAATAGATGAAAGTCAGCTGCTCTCTTTTCTTTTGTATGATCGGATTCTCTTCACTTCGCCCGAAAGTGTCCATGGATTCTTGGATTCACTCACTGAACATGCTATTGATTTCCGCCGGATTTCTTCTAAACTTTATGTGTTATCAAGGAAATCGAAAAAAGTTTTACAGCAACGGGGACTGATGGCCGAACTCAAATCCGAGATGTCGGAAGCCGGAACCCTGTTGGTTGTTGGAGATCGAAACAGAGATCAAAGAGATCCGGCTCATGGGGACGGAGACTATTTTCAATCAGTCGATAAATTCGTCGATGAAAGATTCCTTGAAATTCTTCCGAGAATGCTGGACGGGATAGCTGTCGGAACGGTACTATTTTCGAATCGGCATTCAGTTGATATGCTGATGCAATATGGGAAAAAGGCAGATGTGGATGTTGAAGGGCTGCTAAATCAAGCCTCCATCGGGGTAATCGGGGAAAGCACTGGCAATAGACTTAAAGACTATGGATTTACATTGGATATGATGCCGAAAGAACCGTCTGTCGAACAATTGGTGGAGTTGATCTTGAATAGGAAAGTTTTTTAG